A window from Fibrobacter sp. UWB11 encodes these proteins:
- a CDS encoding GNAT family N-acetyltransferase — MDIKVLRATEERQRAGAYSVRIQAMNRAYHISLRDEFDEHDCDGTKFIVLLDDEYPVATCRFYEIDADTATIGRVVVMPEYRGQKLGAMAVREAEKWITECGYKQIIIDSRTEATGFYEKLGYKLIDEKPILSGVFECMRMKKVL; from the coding sequence ATGGATATTAAAGTTCTCCGAGCAACAGAAGAAAGGCAACGCGCAGGTGCGTACAGCGTGCGCATCCAGGCGATGAATAGAGCATATCACATTTCGCTCCGAGACGAATTCGACGAGCACGATTGCGACGGTACAAAGTTTATCGTATTGCTGGACGACGAATACCCTGTAGCGACATGCAGATTCTACGAAATTGACGCAGATACGGCAACGATTGGGCGCGTAGTCGTCATGCCGGAATACCGCGGTCAAAAGCTCGGTGCTATGGCGGTCCGCGAAGCCGAAAAATGGATTACTGAATGTGGTTACAAACAGATTATCATCGACAGCCGCACTGAAGCCACAGGCTTTTACGAGAAACTTGGGTACAAACTCATTGACGAGAAGCCCATTCTCAGCGGCGTTTTTGAATGCATGCGCATGAAAAAAGTTCTCTAG
- a CDS encoding murein L,D-transpeptidase family protein, which yields MLSSPIDNILVEKAKRQMHLRSGENIVKTYRISLGKNPVGAKVKSGDNKTPEGNYTIEKHNPKSIFHLSLKVSYPNAEQIKAAKEGNYEPGGDIMIHGYPNKIPAFLFKFWHKWKDWTAGCIAVTNDEIEEIYDAVKDGTPITIKP from the coding sequence ATGCTCTCCTCACCTATCGACAACATTCTCGTAGAAAAGGCGAAACGCCAAATGCACTTGCGAAGCGGCGAGAACATCGTCAAGACGTACAGGATTTCGCTTGGCAAGAATCCCGTGGGAGCGAAGGTCAAATCCGGAGACAACAAAACGCCCGAAGGCAATTACACAATCGAGAAGCACAACCCCAAAAGCATTTTTCATTTATCGCTGAAGGTTTCGTACCCGAACGCAGAGCAAATCAAGGCCGCGAAAGAAGGTAACTACGAGCCAGGCGGAGACATCATGATCCACGGCTATCCGAACAAGATTCCCGCATTTCTCTTTAAATTCTGGCATAAATGGAAAGATTGGACAGCCGGCTGCATCGCGGTCACAAACGACGAAATCGAAGAAATCTATGACGCCGTCAAAGACGGAACACCGATAACCATCAAGCCTTAG
- a CDS encoding 3-isopropylmalate dehydratase small subunit 2, whose amino-acid sequence MNSIDIVKGSGVPVRGNDIDTDRIIPARFLKCVTFEGLGANAFADDIAGLAAQGKVHPFRDPAYKNGSILVSNQNFGCGSSREHAPQALKRWGIRAIIAESYSEIFFGNCVAIGVPCYKVSHEVADKILAWIEAHPSEELVTSTESRTLKMGDETIELTLADGPRGQFLDGSWHARSALMANADKVQELAKKLPYMQFLK is encoded by the coding sequence ATGAATTCTATCGACATTGTTAAAGGTTCCGGCGTTCCTGTACGCGGTAACGACATCGACACTGACCGTATCATCCCGGCACGCTTCCTCAAGTGCGTGACTTTCGAAGGCCTCGGCGCAAACGCCTTTGCCGACGATATCGCTGGCCTCGCCGCTCAGGGCAAGGTCCACCCGTTCCGCGATCCAGCCTACAAGAACGGTTCCATCCTCGTTTCGAACCAGAACTTCGGTTGCGGTTCCAGCCGTGAACACGCTCCGCAGGCTCTCAAGCGCTGGGGCATCCGCGCCATCATCGCCGAAAGCTACTCCGAAATCTTCTTCGGTAACTGTGTGGCCATTGGCGTGCCTTGCTACAAGGTGAGCCACGAAGTTGCAGACAAGATTCTCGCCTGGATTGAAGCACACCCGAGCGAAGAACTCGTGACGAGCACCGAAAGCCGTACGCTCAAGATGGGTGACGAAACCATTGAGCTCACGCTCGCCGACGGTCCCCGCGGCCAGTTCCTCGACGGCTCCTGGCACGCACGTTCCGCCCTCATGGCCAACGCCGACAAGGTGCAGGAACTCGCCAAAAAGTTGCCGTACATGCAGTTCCTCAAGTAA
- the leuC gene encoding 3-isopropylmalate dehydratase large subunit, whose amino-acid sequence MGKSLYQKIFESHTVAKLPSGQCQLFIGLHLCHEVTSPQAFAQLREEGQKVLFPERTFATVDHIIPTTFPERNRPLQDGISEEMFSHIENNTKNNGIKFFGPATAEQGVIHIVGPEEGVTQPGMTVACGDSHTATHGAFGAIAFGIGTSQVADVLATQTLAMSPLKTRRIKFTGKLKPGVTAKDVALAYIAKLGVNGGVGYAYEFAGPVIEEMGMEGRMTVCNMAIEGGARVGYCNPDEKTFEYLKGRPYAPKADKWDEAVAYWKSVATDADAQFDDEVEINCDNLEPMVTWGITPAQAIPLNGNMPKIDEFEGSEKKVISEAYEYMGWEEGSKMIGRPIDIAFVGSCTNGRLSDLQAAAEIIKGHKVAPTVKMWVVPGSMKIKVEAEQLGLDKIFKEAGAEWREAGCSLCLAMNPDKLKGRQVSASSSNRNFKGRQGSPTGRTILMSPAMVAAAAIEGKITDVRKYIK is encoded by the coding sequence ATGGGAAAATCACTCTATCAGAAAATTTTCGAAAGCCACACGGTAGCTAAGCTCCCGAGCGGCCAGTGCCAGCTCTTTATCGGGCTTCACCTCTGCCACGAAGTGACGAGTCCGCAGGCCTTCGCCCAGCTCCGCGAAGAAGGTCAAAAGGTGCTGTTCCCGGAACGCACGTTTGCAACGGTCGACCACATTATTCCGACCACATTCCCGGAACGCAACCGCCCGCTCCAGGACGGCATTTCCGAAGAGATGTTCTCCCATATTGAAAACAACACCAAGAATAACGGCATCAAGTTCTTTGGCCCCGCTACCGCTGAACAGGGCGTGATTCACATCGTTGGCCCGGAAGAAGGCGTGACGCAGCCGGGTATGACCGTTGCTTGCGGTGACTCTCACACGGCAACGCATGGTGCATTCGGTGCTATCGCATTCGGTATCGGTACAAGCCAGGTGGCAGACGTTCTCGCCACCCAGACGCTCGCCATGAGCCCGCTCAAAACTCGCCGCATCAAGTTCACCGGCAAGCTCAAGCCGGGTGTAACCGCCAAGGACGTTGCCCTTGCTTACATCGCTAAGCTCGGCGTGAATGGTGGCGTTGGCTACGCTTACGAATTTGCAGGTCCGGTCATCGAAGAAATGGGCATGGAAGGCCGTATGACGGTCTGCAACATGGCTATCGAAGGCGGCGCCCGCGTCGGTTACTGCAACCCCGACGAAAAGACTTTTGAATACCTCAAGGGCCGTCCGTACGCCCCGAAGGCCGACAAGTGGGACGAAGCCGTTGCTTACTGGAAGTCTGTGGCTACCGACGCCGACGCCCAGTTTGACGACGAAGTCGAAATCAACTGCGACAACCTCGAACCGATGGTCACCTGGGGTATCACTCCGGCTCAGGCCATCCCGCTCAACGGCAACATGCCGAAGATCGACGAATTCGAAGGCAGCGAAAAGAAGGTCATTTCCGAAGCTTATGAATACATGGGCTGGGAAGAAGGTTCCAAGATGATTGGCCGCCCCATCGATATCGCGTTCGTGGGTAGCTGCACCAACGGCCGCCTCTCCGACTTGCAGGCCGCCGCCGAAATCATCAAGGGCCACAAGGTCGCCCCGACTGTCAAGATGTGGGTTGTTCCGGGCTCCATGAAGATCAAGGTGGAAGCCGAACAGCTCGGTCTCGACAAGATCTTTAAGGAAGCCGGTGCCGAATGGCGCGAAGCAGGCTGCTCGCTCTGCCTCGCCATGAACCCGGATAAGCTCAAGGGTCGCCAGGTCAGCGCAAGCTCCAGCAACCGTAACTTCAAGGGCCGCCAGGGCAGCCCGACGGGCCGCACCATCCTCATGAGCCCCGCCATGGTGGCTGCTGCCGCCATCGAAGGCAAGATCACCGACGTCCGCAAGTACATCAAGTAA